A stretch of Primulina tabacum isolate GXHZ01 chromosome 13, ASM2559414v2, whole genome shotgun sequence DNA encodes these proteins:
- the LOC142521686 gene encoding agamous-like MADS-box protein AGL104, whose amino-acid sequence MGRKKLAMRRIENATTRQLTYGKRKDGIVKKASELSVLCDTDVAVVMFSPTGKLTTFASNGRVEDIFLRFVDRPDELRGGPIINEEFLSEKLRQLKYEGEMLEKIAMYVTFFPYK is encoded by the exons ATGGGTCGCAAGAAACTTGCAATGAGGCGAATCGAGAATGCGACGACTCGTCAACTTACCTACGGCAAGCGTAAAGATGGGATTGTGAAGAAGGCGAGCGAATTGTCTGTGTTGTGTGATACAGATGTGGCCGTTGTTATGTTTTCCCCGACTGGTAAACTTACCACCTTTGCGAGCAATGGAAG GGTTGAGGATATCTTCCTGCGTTTTGTGGATAGGCCCGATGAACTTAGAGGAGG GCCTATCATTAATGAAGAg TTCTTGTCTGAAAAGCTCAGGCAACTGAAGTATGAAGGAGAAATGCTGGAAAAGATAGCAATGTACGTAACCTTTTTCCCTTATAAATAA
- the LOC142522852 gene encoding protein TRIGALACTOSYLDIACYLGLYCEROL 2, chloroplastic-like yields MVGNSALFVSTSSQVLSPSSITHVSGNGSLNLFPCSTAKLRHKRKKPFVIKGSAEHNVSSSESKSPLSVVINFTRAIWRQTLRPLCDFGFGRKSIWEGGVGLFLVSGTVLLVLTLAWLRGFQLRSKFRKYLAVFEFDQASGICTGTSVRIRGINVGTVVSVNPSLRSIEALVEVEDDKVVIPWNSLIEVNQSGLLMETVIDITPREPIPTPSVGPLDVDCVKEGLIVCDRQKVKGHQGVSLDALVGIFTRIGREMEEIGLSNTYALAERVAAVIEEARPLLRKMTVMAEDIEPLLAEVNSSGLLKEVENLTKSLARASEDVRMVHSSIVTPENKELIQKSIYTLIFTLKNIENISSDILGFTGDEATRRNLKLLIKSLSRLL; encoded by the exons ATGGTAGGCAATTCAGCACTTTTTGTTTCAACAAGCTCGCAAGTGTTGTCTCCCTCTTCTATCACTCACGTTTCAGGGAACGGTTCATTGAATTTGTTCCCCTGTTCAACAGCTAAGCTGAGGCACAAGAGGAAGAAACCATTTGTTATCAAAGGTTCTGCTGAACACAATGTGTCGTCTTCTGAATCAAAGAGCCCTCTCTCCGTGGTCATCAACTTCACCCGGGCTATATGGAGGCAAACTTTGAGACCCTTGTGTGATTTCGGTTTTGGTAGAAAAAGCATATGGGAAGGTGGTGTTGGGTTGTTTCTTGTTTCCGGGACGGTACTGTTGGTGCTTACCTTGGCTTGGTTAAGGGGGTTTCAATTGAGATCAAAGTTCAGGAAGTATTTGGCGGTTTTTGAGTTTGATCAGGCTAGTGGCATTTGCACCggaacatcagttaggattcGAGGGATAAACGTTGGCACAGTGGTGTCTGTCAATCCATCCTTGCGGAGTATTGAAGCTTTGGTTGAA GTTGAAGATGATAAAGTTGTCATACCTTGGAATTCATTGATTGAAGTCAATCAATCTGGTCTGCTGATGGAAACTGTTATTGATATCACCCCACGAGAACCCATTCCAACACCTTCTGTCGGGCCTCTAGACGTGGATTGTGTTAAAGAGGGGTTAATTGTATGTGATAGACAAAAGGTAAAGGGTCACCAAGGGGTGAGTTTGGACGCATTGGTTGGAATCTTTACTCGCATTGGACGTGAAATGGAAGAAATTGGCCTATCAAATACGTATGCATTAGCTGAGCGAGTTGCTGCTGTGATTGAAGAAGCCCGACCACTGCTTAGAAAG ATGACAGTCATGGCTGAAGATATCGAACCTTTACTGGCTGAAGTTAATAGTAGTGGTTTGCTGAAGGAAGTTGAAAATTTAACCAAAAGCCTTGCACGCGCTTCTGAGGATGTGAG GATGGTGCATTCATCGATTGTGACTCCGGAAAACAAGGAACTAATTCAGAAGTCTATTTATACCTTAATTTTCACTCTAAAGAACATCGAG AATATAAGCTCGGATATATTGGGATTCACTGGGGACGAAGCCACGCGAAGGAACTTGAAGTTGCTCATCAAGTCCCTTAGCAGGCTGCTGTGA